A single region of the Acidimicrobiales bacterium genome encodes:
- a CDS encoding SigE family RNA polymerase sigma factor, with protein MAEAEPWSGPFVELYRERHEPMVRLAYLLTGDRAAAEELVQDAFIAVHRSWGRVTQPSAYLRTAVVNACRSWGRRQVLERDRRPASAEHAFLVADEMWDLLQTLPERQRAAIVLRFYEDLPDREIAEILGCREATVRTAVFRGLAALRKEVTP; from the coding sequence CCTTCGTGGAGCTCTATCGGGAGCGCCACGAGCCCATGGTGCGTTTGGCGTACCTGTTGACCGGCGACCGGGCCGCTGCTGAGGAGCTGGTGCAGGACGCCTTCATCGCCGTGCATCGTTCGTGGGGGCGGGTGACGCAACCGTCGGCCTACCTGCGCACGGCGGTGGTGAACGCCTGCCGCTCGTGGGGGCGGCGCCAGGTGCTGGAGCGTGACCGACGGCCGGCGTCGGCCGAGCATGCCTTCCTGGTGGCCGACGAGATGTGGGACCTGTTGCAGACGCTGCCGGAGCGGCAGCGGGCGGCGATCGTGCTGCGGTTCTACGAGGACCTGCCCGATCGGGAGATCGCCGAGATCCTCGGATGCCGGGAGGCGACGGTGCGCACGGCTGTGTTTCGCGGGTTGGCGGCGCTGCGCAAGGAGGTGACGCCATGA
- a CDS encoding MSMEG_6728 family protein yields MPYPDFVASARVLDPRRLGKQRVEALQIIRALTWPTYGWKHHPAVVMWQGCEEALGAYGVAVCEEWVRRGHGDTCEATMAADLGTAGVPVPPRPQAGLAAAGALPEWLGDEALHRSHRSALLRKDPEWYARFFDDVPDDLPYVWPSKR; encoded by the coding sequence CTGCCGTACCCCGACTTCGTTGCCTCCGCCCGCGTGCTCGATCCGCGGCGGCTGGGCAAGCAGCGGGTGGAGGCGCTGCAGATCATCCGGGCACTGACGTGGCCGACGTACGGGTGGAAGCACCACCCGGCAGTCGTCATGTGGCAGGGGTGCGAGGAGGCCCTCGGGGCGTACGGGGTGGCCGTGTGCGAGGAGTGGGTGCGTCGTGGGCACGGCGACACGTGCGAGGCGACCATGGCGGCCGACCTGGGGACGGCCGGGGTGCCGGTGCCGCCGCGGCCGCAGGCGGGGTTGGCGGCGGCCGGGGCGCTGCCGGAGTGGCTGGGCGACGAGGCGCTGCACCGCAGCCACCGGTCGGCGCTCCTGCGCAAGGACCCCGAGTGGTACGCCCGGTTCTTCGACGACGTGCCCGACGACCTGCCCTACGTCTGGCCTTCGAAGCGGTAG
- a CDS encoding ATP-binding protein, whose translation MVTVTSVDSALASIAMGARAGQLEGDALEFKQPVRDPKETLRLLADAAVCFANARGGDIVLGVDDKASGPDAFVDVPRDLGVDIVRKGIFDRTRPSLTCFVVERQEHGRRLMVISVPPAVGTCSNSAGLATRRMGTECLPFTPDQQREVLASRGLIDWTAEATTVRFDELAALEIERLRQLLRRAGRQDLASLATTQLLTDLRLVAGEDTVNRAGALLLAPPERLAIELPEYGYSYQYRATSGAEASYRLRGRDPMLAAIELLIDAVGRRSYIEPFNLPGGVQLSLSDYPIDAVRELIVNGLIHRSYETHGTVDIEHTGDQLTISSPGGFVAGVSPDNILTYPSTPRNRLLTETVALLQLAERTGQGIDRAYREMLRNGKEPPTFRTEQLLVQATLAGGTGNKSFVRYITELPEALARDVEVLLALSVLRRKRTVDALALAETIQRSPAEAQRVLQRMTEARITEPTRRTAQHPTPTYRLRSEAVAGLARALAYRRRQIDASDDKVLEHIREYGFITNKTVQRMFDIDVYRARNLLADMRARRLIAKIGDARGGPGVRYGFPEET comes from the coding sequence GTGGTCACTGTCACCTCTGTGGACTCGGCGCTGGCCAGCATCGCCATGGGCGCCCGAGCAGGTCAGCTCGAAGGCGACGCGCTTGAGTTCAAGCAGCCGGTGCGTGACCCGAAGGAAACGCTGCGTCTCCTGGCCGATGCCGCCGTTTGCTTCGCCAACGCGCGGGGCGGCGACATCGTGCTCGGGGTCGACGACAAAGCAAGCGGCCCCGATGCGTTCGTCGACGTCCCGCGTGATCTCGGCGTCGACATCGTCCGGAAGGGGATCTTCGACCGAACCCGGCCGAGCCTGACGTGCTTCGTCGTGGAGCGCCAAGAGCACGGGCGAAGGCTGATGGTCATCTCTGTACCCCCCGCCGTCGGCACGTGCTCGAACTCCGCGGGCCTCGCCACGAGGAGAATGGGTACCGAGTGTCTGCCGTTCACCCCGGACCAACAGCGAGAGGTGCTGGCATCCCGGGGACTCATCGACTGGACTGCCGAGGCGACGACGGTCCGGTTCGACGAGCTAGCGGCCCTCGAGATCGAGCGTCTTCGCCAGCTACTTCGCCGAGCGGGTCGACAGGATCTGGCATCCCTCGCCACCACGCAGCTGCTGACGGATCTCCGGCTCGTCGCTGGTGAAGATACGGTGAACCGAGCCGGAGCACTGCTGCTCGCCCCTCCCGAACGCCTGGCGATCGAACTACCCGAGTACGGCTACTCATATCAGTACCGAGCGACCTCGGGCGCCGAGGCAAGCTACCGGCTCCGGGGACGTGACCCAATGTTGGCGGCGATTGAACTCCTCATCGATGCCGTTGGACGACGCAGCTATATCGAACCTTTCAACTTGCCCGGAGGGGTGCAGCTGTCGCTGTCGGACTATCCAATCGATGCCGTTCGTGAGTTGATAGTCAACGGGTTGATCCACCGGTCGTACGAAACCCATGGCACGGTCGACATCGAGCACACGGGCGATCAGCTGACGATTTCAAGTCCGGGAGGGTTCGTAGCAGGTGTCTCGCCGGACAACATTCTCACGTACCCGTCGACCCCGAGAAACCGTTTGCTGACGGAAACGGTCGCTCTCCTGCAGCTGGCTGAACGGACGGGCCAAGGAATCGACCGGGCGTACCGCGAGATGTTGCGCAACGGGAAGGAACCGCCCACCTTCCGAACGGAGCAACTACTCGTGCAGGCCACGCTGGCGGGTGGTACGGGCAACAAGTCCTTCGTGCGCTACATCACCGAGCTTCCCGAGGCGCTCGCTCGAGACGTCGAAGTGTTGCTCGCGCTATCTGTCCTGAGGCGGAAACGAACGGTCGATGCTCTGGCGTTGGCTGAAACGATCCAGCGTTCGCCGGCAGAGGCGCAGCGCGTCCTCCAGCGCATGACCGAGGCTCGAATCACGGAACCAACTCGGCGAACTGCACAACATCCGACTCCGACCTATCGCCTTCGCTCAGAGGCCGTAGCGGGGCTGGCCCGCGCACTCGCGTACCGCCGACGTCAGATCGATGCTTCGGACGACAAGGTTCTCGAGCACATTCGCGAGTACGGCTTCATCACCAACAAGACGGTCCAGCGGATGTTCGACATCGACGTGTACAGAGCGCGCAACCTGCTCGCGGACATGCGCGCCCGCCGGCTCATCGCGAAGATTGGCGATGCTCGAGGCGGTCCCGGAGTGCGATACGGCTTTCCCGAGGAAACATGA
- a CDS encoding TetR/AcrR family transcriptional regulator: MKSKTGKPYSSPLRAEQAAATRNRIVDAAVALLQSDDTGFGMQDVAECAGVAVRTVYRAFPTKDDLLAGVLAAIKERFEASVGLPPTTAEELHSVTGPAVRAVYELEPLYRALFATAAGRESHRRSAGERRAFVEAAFADEIAGLSDEQTQRFTALIHLVTSSSGVLFLKDYAGLDRDAAAATVSWAVAALIAAVRDPEMRHRLEPKEAE, encoded by the coding sequence ATGAAGTCGAAGACGGGCAAGCCCTACTCGAGCCCACTTCGCGCCGAGCAGGCGGCGGCGACGCGGAACCGGATCGTCGACGCAGCCGTGGCGCTCCTGCAAAGCGACGACACCGGGTTCGGAATGCAGGACGTTGCCGAGTGCGCCGGGGTGGCGGTGCGGACCGTCTATCGGGCGTTTCCGACGAAGGACGATCTGCTGGCGGGGGTGCTCGCCGCAATCAAGGAACGGTTCGAGGCGTCTGTCGGTTTGCCGCCCACGACCGCGGAGGAGCTCCATAGCGTGACGGGACCCGCCGTGCGGGCGGTGTACGAGCTGGAGCCGCTGTACCGCGCGCTGTTCGCGACGGCGGCGGGCCGCGAATCGCACCGGCGCTCGGCCGGGGAACGGCGCGCGTTCGTCGAGGCGGCGTTCGCCGACGAGATTGCCGGCTTGAGCGACGAGCAAACCCAACGGTTCACGGCGCTCATCCATCTGGTGACCTCGTCGAGCGGCGTGCTGTTCCTCAAGGACTACGCCGGGCTGGACCGCGACGCGGCAGCGGCGACGGTGTCGTGGGCGGTGGCGGCTCTGATCGCCGCCGTCCGCGATCCCGAGATGCGACACCGACTGGAGCCGAAGGAGGCCGAATGA
- a CDS encoding PEP-utilizing enzyme has protein sequence MRIEWKAPAGGLWELESTHVRGGQPRVFQELAPTAFRDCFRETAARYGLPVDYVEVRFVNDHCYARMRPIGAPEPKPGKPSKAPPAFVLKVLARVHPELRRRARAARRAIDEQLWNVDRRQWEQHGRARLLDAARALQSEAIEELDDAALVDHLRRAADHLERGIGTHFELLPIHNVPVGRMLLASRGWGIDPGDVFPLFAGTSPASTASAEHLATIARALDQAGVEPHTLDDIRAASLEAAAALDAYLADFGWRVVTQYSPRGLALVELPDVLLRAIAVAAESADPPPAVDVNVVRDRVPAAERDRFDELLGDARACYGVRDDNVALTFMWPSGLVRRALLEAGRRLADRGVLREDAHVFALGQAEIAAALAGDTSLGDEAASRTAHIAAAEADGAPAQLGADEGPPPDPNLFPAAIAELLAAILMEFELEQAFKTERVETAGWTGTGAGVGTAPYTGRACVAASAEEALDRLQPGDVLITAHTTPAFEAIMAVAGALVTDHGGLMSHAALVCREHGIAAVVGVTAATSHIPDGATVTVDPTVGHVSIDSTAPKEATAVRHAAR, from the coding sequence ATGAGGATCGAGTGGAAGGCGCCCGCGGGCGGGTTGTGGGAGCTGGAGAGCACCCACGTCCGGGGCGGCCAGCCCCGAGTGTTCCAGGAGCTGGCACCGACCGCGTTCCGCGACTGCTTCCGGGAGACCGCAGCCCGCTACGGGTTGCCGGTCGACTACGTCGAGGTCCGGTTCGTGAACGACCACTGCTACGCCCGGATGCGTCCGATCGGCGCCCCCGAGCCGAAGCCCGGAAAGCCGAGCAAGGCCCCTCCGGCCTTCGTGCTCAAGGTGTTGGCTCGAGTGCATCCGGAGCTGCGGCGGCGGGCCAGGGCCGCCCGGCGGGCCATCGACGAGCAGCTGTGGAACGTCGATCGGCGGCAATGGGAGCAGCACGGGCGGGCAAGGCTGCTCGACGCCGCTCGCGCCCTGCAGTCCGAGGCAATCGAGGAGCTCGACGATGCGGCACTCGTCGACCATTTGCGCCGGGCCGCCGACCACCTCGAACGGGGTATCGGCACGCACTTCGAGCTGCTCCCGATCCACAACGTCCCCGTCGGGCGCATGCTGCTGGCGTCACGCGGCTGGGGTATCGACCCCGGCGACGTGTTCCCGCTCTTCGCCGGAACCTCACCGGCCTCGACGGCGTCGGCCGAACACCTGGCGACGATCGCGCGAGCCCTCGACCAAGCCGGTGTGGAGCCCCACACGCTCGACGACATCCGCGCCGCCAGCCTCGAAGCCGCCGCCGCGCTCGACGCGTACCTGGCGGACTTCGGCTGGCGGGTTGTCACGCAGTACTCACCCCGGGGGCTCGCCCTCGTCGAGCTTCCCGATGTCCTCCTGCGGGCGATCGCCGTGGCGGCCGAGAGCGCTGACCCGCCGCCCGCAGTGGACGTCAACGTGGTGCGCGACCGAGTCCCCGCCGCCGAACGGGATCGGTTCGACGAGCTGCTCGGCGACGCCCGGGCCTGTTATGGCGTGCGCGACGACAACGTCGCACTCACCTTCATGTGGCCGAGCGGACTCGTCCGGCGCGCCCTTCTCGAAGCCGGCCGACGGCTCGCCGACCGCGGGGTCCTGCGCGAGGACGCCCACGTGTTCGCCCTTGGCCAGGCCGAGATCGCCGCCGCACTCGCGGGTGACACGAGCCTCGGGGACGAAGCCGCCTCTCGCACCGCGCATATCGCCGCCGCCGAGGCGGACGGCGCACCCGCGCAGCTCGGCGCCGACGAAGGACCCCCGCCGGACCCGAACCTCTTCCCGGCGGCGATCGCCGAGCTGCTCGCCGCCATCCTCATGGAGTTCGAGCTCGAGCAGGCGTTCAAGACCGAGCGGGTCGAGACCGCCGGCTGGACCGGCACCGGCGCCGGCGTCGGCACCGCTCCCTACACCGGCCGTGCATGCGTCGCAGCATCCGCAGAGGAGGCCCTCGATCGCCTCCAGCCCGGCGACGTCCTCATTACCGCGCACACCACCCCAGCCTTCGAAGCGATCATGGCCGTCGCCGGCGCCTTGGTCACCGACCACGGCGGCCTCATGAGCCACGCCGCCCTCGTCTGCCGCGAACACGGCATCGCCGCTGTAGTCGGGGTTACCGCCGCCACGTCCCACATCCCCGACGGTGCCACCGTGACCGTCGACCCCACCGTCGGCCACGTCAGCATCGACAGCACCGCTCCGAAGGAGGCGACCGCCGTCCGGCACGCGGCCCGCTGA
- a CDS encoding trypsin-like serine protease, which yields MSPRIVIALAVASLALLGPAAPGGAIANGNPDGQEHPNVGALVAEWRSPGVKEVLCSGTLVAPRVFLTAGHCTSYLESLGMSRAWVTFDSAFDSSSVLVGGTLHTDPEYRRSQGDPHDLAVVVLDREVRGVTPAELPEAGAFDGADLRGRTFTAVGYGKHEATKDGAGRPTQAAPLVREQATASLTTSTATWLKMSQNEAQGWGGTCKGDSGGPNFLGSSNLLAATTVTGDTYCKATNVAYRLDTPSARRFLGRFVALP from the coding sequence TTGTCCCCTCGGATCGTCATCGCCCTCGCTGTCGCCTCGCTGGCCCTCTTGGGGCCGGCCGCCCCCGGCGGTGCCATCGCCAACGGAAACCCCGACGGCCAGGAGCACCCGAACGTCGGTGCCCTCGTGGCCGAGTGGCGTTCGCCGGGGGTCAAGGAGGTGCTCTGCTCGGGGACGCTCGTCGCCCCGCGGGTTTTCCTGACCGCGGGCCACTGCACGTCGTACCTGGAGTCGCTCGGGATGAGCCGGGCGTGGGTCACCTTCGACAGCGCCTTCGACTCGTCATCGGTGCTCGTCGGCGGCACCCTGCACACCGACCCCGAGTACCGCCGCAGCCAGGGCGATCCCCACGACCTCGCTGTCGTGGTGCTCGATCGCGAGGTGCGCGGCGTGACGCCCGCCGAGCTGCCGGAGGCAGGAGCGTTCGACGGCGCCGACCTGCGGGGCCGGACGTTCACGGCCGTGGGCTACGGCAAGCACGAGGCGACCAAGGACGGGGCCGGCCGGCCGACCCAGGCCGCCCCGCTGGTGCGGGAGCAGGCAACGGCGTCGCTGACCACCTCGACGGCGACGTGGCTGAAGATGTCGCAGAACGAGGCGCAGGGCTGGGGCGGGACGTGCAAGGGCGACTCGGGCGGCCCGAACTTCCTCGGCAGCTCCAACCTGCTGGCCGCCACCACCGTCACGGGCGACACGTACTGCAAGGCGACCAACGTCGCCTACCGGCTCGACACCCCCTCGGCCCGGCGTTTCCTGGGGCGCTTCGTCGCCCTGCCGTAA
- a CDS encoding PP2C family protein-serine/threonine phosphatase: protein MSDAERQRLDLRTLLAAVEAAPPVAAVDVLARELATMLDATAVSLLITNFSGDAVVRMAHVADTRKTREGRNERTESLPLAGSAHEEVLHSQELDVRQLSDGWQLLVPVTERGDAIGILELSLPHAPDEDVLEYVESAAHALAYVLIASRRHTDLFEWAQRDMPFSLAAEIQRRLLPSAYTIEGGPFTVAGWLEPAAHVGGDTFDYAIDREYLYASLTDAMGHSTTAAMLATLTVGSLRNTRRSIASPAEQAGAANRELLESADADQFVTGLLLRIRLADGTAEIVNAGHPPPFLLRQGRAAEMDLPSDPALGVLDIQHRTHRIGLEPGDRLLLVTDGFLERNAARVDIPATLQQHAQRHPREIVRELAKNVLAATAGRLRDDATVLCIDWHGPGESRDATAGATRTRATT, encoded by the coding sequence ATGAGTGACGCCGAACGCCAGCGCCTCGACCTGCGCACCCTGCTCGCTGCGGTCGAGGCCGCACCACCCGTCGCCGCCGTGGACGTCCTGGCCCGCGAGTTGGCGACGATGCTCGACGCAACCGCAGTCAGTCTCCTCATCACGAACTTCAGCGGAGACGCGGTCGTCCGGATGGCGCACGTGGCCGACACGAGAAAGACGCGAGAGGGGCGCAACGAGCGGACCGAGTCGCTCCCCCTCGCGGGCTCGGCCCACGAGGAGGTGCTCCACAGCCAGGAGCTCGACGTACGGCAGCTTTCCGACGGCTGGCAGCTGCTCGTGCCCGTGACCGAGCGAGGCGACGCCATCGGGATACTCGAGCTCTCGCTGCCGCATGCTCCTGACGAGGACGTCCTCGAGTACGTCGAGTCGGCCGCTCATGCGCTCGCCTACGTGCTCATCGCGTCCCGACGCCACACGGACTTGTTCGAGTGGGCCCAGCGCGACATGCCGTTCTCGCTCGCCGCCGAGATCCAACGACGACTCCTCCCGTCCGCGTACACCATCGAGGGCGGTCCCTTCACCGTCGCGGGGTGGCTGGAGCCCGCTGCACATGTAGGCGGTGACACCTTCGACTACGCCATCGACCGCGAGTACCTCTATGCGTCCCTCACCGACGCGATGGGCCACTCCACCACCGCGGCGATGCTCGCGACCCTCACGGTCGGCAGTCTTCGCAACACGCGGCGCTCCATCGCCTCGCCCGCCGAGCAGGCCGGCGCAGCCAACCGGGAGCTGCTCGAATCGGCCGACGCCGACCAGTTCGTCACCGGCCTCCTGCTCCGGATACGGCTCGCGGACGGCACGGCCGAGATCGTCAACGCCGGACACCCTCCGCCGTTCCTGCTCCGCCAGGGGCGAGCGGCAGAGATGGACCTGCCCTCTGACCCGGCGCTCGGCGTTCTGGACATCCAGCACCGCACCCATCGCATCGGCCTCGAACCCGGTGATCGGCTCCTGCTCGTCACCGACGGGTTTCTCGAACGGAACGCCGCCCGCGTCGACATCCCCGCGACGCTTCAGCAGCACGCCCAGCGCCATCCCCGCGAGATCGTCCGAGAGCTCGCGAAAAACGTCCTTGCCGCCACCGCCGGACGACTTCGCGACGACGCCACCGTCCTGTGCATCGACTGGCACGGGCCTGGGGAGTCACGAGACGCCACCGCCGGCGCCACCCGGACCCGCGCTACCACCTGA
- a CDS encoding ANTAR domain-containing protein, with the protein MSDNEAQISKLEADAQQANAHIRRLDAEAVAREQHIGELDARALARDQRIIELVKEVEGLHTATESRSVIERAKGVIMSTMHCGPDAAFAVLVAQSQAENRKLRDIAADLAGQQDRS; encoded by the coding sequence GTGTCCGACAACGAGGCCCAAATCTCGAAGCTCGAGGCCGACGCACAACAGGCCAATGCCCACATCCGGCGCCTGGACGCCGAAGCCGTGGCACGAGAGCAGCACATCGGCGAACTCGACGCGCGAGCGCTGGCGCGCGACCAGCGGATCATCGAGTTGGTCAAAGAGGTCGAGGGACTGCACACGGCGACGGAGTCGCGCTCGGTTATCGAGCGGGCCAAGGGCGTGATCATGTCCACGATGCACTGCGGTCCGGACGCAGCATTTGCGGTCTTGGTGGCGCAGTCCCAGGCGGAGAACCGGAAGTTGCGCGACATCGCTGCCGACCTCGCGGGGCAGCAGGACCGTTCGTAG
- a CDS encoding MOSC N-terminal beta barrel domain-containing protein, which translates to MSDVVGAVSALMRYPVKSMLGEEVDAVEVAAAGVVGDRAYALVDEETGKVVSVKRPRRWGRIFEFAAASGGDGVTVAFPDGTRVAIDDRGLPRMLSDFFGRDVSVADVPPAGATFDEAWVRDLKNDAGPYFDIPSRVEEGDELVDAGAFMSAGSNFFNFGAVHIVTTSTLRRLSESAPDSRIDARRFRPNIVVKTDEEGFVETAWQGRELTIGAVRLSVTFTVPRCVMTTLPQGDLPADPDVLRAITEHNAVDTFATGVLYPCVGVYADVKVPGRVARGDQVTVEG; encoded by the coding sequence GTGAGCGACGTGGTGGGGGCGGTGTCGGCGCTGATGCGCTACCCGGTCAAGTCGATGCTCGGGGAGGAGGTCGACGCCGTCGAGGTGGCGGCCGCGGGCGTGGTCGGCGACCGGGCGTACGCGTTGGTCGACGAAGAGACGGGCAAGGTCGTAAGCGTGAAGCGGCCGCGCCGGTGGGGCCGCATCTTCGAGTTCGCGGCGGCGTCGGGAGGCGACGGGGTGACCGTCGCCTTCCCCGACGGGACCCGGGTGGCGATCGACGACCGTGGCCTGCCGCGGATGCTGAGTGACTTCTTCGGGCGCGACGTGTCGGTGGCCGACGTCCCGCCGGCGGGCGCGACGTTCGACGAGGCCTGGGTGCGCGACCTGAAGAACGACGCGGGCCCGTACTTCGACATCCCGTCGAGGGTCGAGGAGGGCGACGAGCTGGTCGACGCCGGGGCATTCATGAGCGCCGGAAGCAACTTCTTCAACTTCGGAGCGGTACACATCGTGACGACGAGCACGCTCCGGCGGCTGTCGGAGTCGGCGCCCGACAGCCGCATCGACGCCCGCCGGTTCCGCCCGAACATCGTGGTGAAGACCGACGAAGAGGGCTTTGTGGAGACGGCGTGGCAGGGGCGGGAACTGACCATCGGAGCGGTGCGCCTGTCGGTCACCTTCACCGTGCCGCGATGCGTCATGACCACACTGCCGCAGGGCGACCTGCCCGCCGACCCCGACGTCCTGCGCGCCATCACCGAGCACAACGCCGTCGACACCTTCGCCACCGGCGTTCTTTACCCCTGCGTCGGCGTCTATGCCGACGTCAAAGTCCCCGGCCGAGTTGCGCGCGGCGACCAGGTGACCGTCGAGGGGTGA